One genomic window of Anas acuta chromosome 14, bAnaAcu1.1, whole genome shotgun sequence includes the following:
- the NDUFA2 gene encoding NADH dehydrogenase [ubiquinone] 1 alpha subcomplex subunit 2: MAAAAVRGLGAGLGRGVRELRLHLCQSSAGSRGVREFIEQHYVALKQANPGFPILIRECSGVRPRLWARYEFGKEKSVSLDNLSVDEVAKALENIVKSKA, translated from the exons atggcggcggcggccgtgagggggctcggggccgggctgggccgCGGGGTGCGGGAGCTGCGGCTCCACCTGTGCCAGAGCTCGGCCGGCAGCCGCGGCGTCAG GGAGTTCATCGAGCAGCACTACGTGGCCCTGAAGCAGGCCAACCCCGGCTTCCCCATCCTCATCCGGGAGTGCTCCGGGGTGCGGCCCCGCCTCTGGGCCCGCTACG AGTTTGGCAAGGAGAAAAGCGTGTCACTGGATAACCTTTCTGTGGATGAAGTGGCCAAGGCCTTGGAGAACATTGTGAAAAGCAAGGCGTGA